The segment GCATGTTATACCAACTAATGATAATATTTCTTCGTGTTTTTCTGCTCATGATGTAGGACTGCATGATATATATCAGCCTGGTGTATTTGATCTCCTAGGGAAGGTCTTAGGACTGAATTCGATGTTATCTAGGTTAAGCAGAGTATTTTGCTAGCCCCTTCATCAATCTTGTTGAAACTCTAGCTGCGCTGAGATTAATTCTTCAACCCATTCCAAGGAACTAGCTGATCATATACTAGCGTAAGTTGGCTTTGAACCAAATTTAGCTTCCGTTAGTTCATTGAGAGTTGTGGGATAGGCTCCTGGGTGAACTTGAACTGCTTTTGATCAATGAGATGTTTAACGAAGAATCTGAGTAATACTATTTTGTCTATTGCAGCTACAATAAATAAGACAACTGTATATGGACTGTTACATTATGATTAGAATAATGGGGCCCAGTTGACAGTTTAAATATTTCTTCAATTTGAACATGTGGCATGGACATGCTGTATCACCTTATGTGTCAATAAGGTGTAAAGTGGACCCCCAATGCCTGTCAACTTGCCAAGCAGGATTAGATTGGGAGTGCTTTTTAAGTTGATAAATTTTGGAAGTTCAATGGCAAAAAAATTTACTGTGTTTAATTGCGTCATGGTTAGAACCATTATCTTTTGGTTAAATATCATATATTGAGTTGCATATAATCAGTTATGAGTTGGAATTTAGATCCTTCATCGTTTTCAGGATGTGTTTGGAGTCCTTGGTTTGTTTTTCTTAATGTGTTGTGTGATCTCCAGGAAAAGGCTTTGCTCTTGATTTATCAGTTACAAACGATCACAAGCTAACCCCACATTTCAAAGTTatccaaagaccttttgattgacaaCAGTTCAGGTGTTTTCTCACTAAACCAGACAAGATGTAATAAGTGCCAGAAACTCTCAATGCAAGAGGACAAAGAGAATTTCTTGACATTTGTCATTAGGTGTTGTAGGTGTTATCAATGAAACGCTGTGCTAAACTCGTGTTTTCTGACAACACATTTTGTTTGCAACACATTTTGCCTGTTAAATTGTCACTTAAAGGGGGTGCATCTCATGCAAAGACCTTTTCTTCTCACCTTGGATAGAATATTTCCTCCATTTTCAGTTGTGTTCATTTAAATAGCATCAGAAATGGCTTTGTCTATTGTCAAAGGACTGCTTGAACAATACGTGCAATCACTGTTCAATGAGGTTCTTGGTTTCTCTtccctttttaaattttttttagtatcTTTGGTGCCATGAGTGTCCTTTGGATTTAATTTGCTATCTATGCATGGGGCTTTTGGTTAATTCTCCATTTGACCTTGAATCAGATGTCTAAGCATTGTAGGTAAAATTTTGGggattatattaaaaaaatttgaattcttttatatatttttatcctGTTTGGATTATAGCTTCTATTGTAGACATGCAATTGCTCAAGTATTTATGGCATTTTTGCATTAACTTACTATTGAATCTGTGTGGTTTTATGGTTTTTCTTCACAGGGAATTATAAATGAACAGTTTTCTCGTATTCAACATTTGAAAATGGTTGGAAGAACTGAACATTTTGTCCAGTTGATCAATTCGTACTGCCTCGATGTGGAAAGCATCTTAGCACAACTTGCAAGCTCCTTGTATTTTTGTTTCTAAATTGTTTGAACTCAAgaaattaattttcttttatttggatTATCTTAATGGGGCTACATATTTGCAGTGATCTCCCTGAAGTGGATTTTTCTAAGTTGGCTGCTCTTGCTGCAGAAGTAACAGAGAGAAGCTCCCGGTAATGTTGACCTTAATTTGAATCCTGGTTTAGCTCATCTTATAGGATGTTTGCCAGATGAAgaatattgattgaaatttttgtcTGATGGTGTTTTTCTTTTAAGAGAAAATTGTAGTAGTAAATGATTTCTTCATTGTATGCTTAAAGTATTAAAACTAATGTTGAACGTGGAATAATGTGTTCCTTGATTAAGAAAAGAGTGCAtgtatttataggtgaggcatgTGTTTTAGGTCTGCAGCGAAGATGGGAGGTATTGCAAAATGCACAACTAACACATTAGTAGAATCACTGCCTATCTGTCCCTTTTGATCTAAAATCATTGCAGATGCAGTGTAAAATGAACAAAAGATGTGGAGCATCTCCGCTGAAATAGGATGCTGATTAAATAGAAGCATCCATATAtgccaaaaataaaattcaaaaggcGACAAACAAGTATGTATAGCTAGAATGCGTTTTCTTACGTATCAGTATACATCATTAGATTTTGCAGTTGGAAGACCTGTTGGCAGAGAAAGAAACaggaaaataattaaaagattgaACGTTTGATCTTGTAAGGATTTGTGATGCTTCATTTTATGCAGCTTTAGCATTTTTTAAGAAAAACATTTATGTCCAAAGTAATATTTACTTTGtcttgtttaaattgaaagttaaggtataatatttttatgtagtttAGTTTTAATTTATGCAATCATATTTACGGATTACTGAGTGGATAATATCCCTTGCCCCCACCAAATGCATTTAAACAGTATTGGTGCTGAGCACGTGAGACTCGCATGTGTGGATCTAATGCGGGCCTGTGAGCAGATGCAGAAACAGAAGTATGAAACTTTCTTGAATGCACTTTTTTCACTGATCTTTTTATCTACATGTGCTGCCACGTGAGAAAATGTTGACATGTGTATTCATCAACGCTGCACTATTATCATGCTTTTACTTTTATGGCATAGCTAATCTTTTCATTGAAATAGGTGTTTGTGGTGTTTGATTTTATTTATCCCACATGCATTTATCTGGTCGAGGTCATTCAGTCCTTATGCTGTATAATCTGCTTATGTTTTAAGGAATTTTCTATTTAAGCATGTGCCATGTGTTTCTATAAATATCCGTATTACAGATTCCTCCTGGCCTTGGACTGGACAAAGACTGAGTTCACTCAAACCCAGAACAAGTTGCAGGTCCTTGTCCAGGTATAAACTCAACTTCAATTCATATGACAATTGcattatatgaaatttttataatgaaaataaaccaCACAGAGAGAGTAAGTTCAGATCCAATCAAGCTGGTTACCATTTTAGGCCTTGCATTAGTTTGTGATCACTTCGGtcatttttggtaatgcctttctGGTTTTGTTTTCTGAACCGTCATGTCCTGAGGTCCCAGGCGAGAAGAGTTTAATCTCTTTATGACAGACCATACGTCATAAATCAGGTTAAGTGTTTAGACGTAGTTATCCACAATGAGTAATGTTGAGCGTATCGATCATTAGAAGCTAACCTTAATTAGTATGAAGAGTTTGCATTTATGGAAATTTATTACTTAGCGCATTGATATCTTATTGTCTTGAATTTGAACTTCATTGAGCATAAATTATGAGGTTATTAGATGATACACTTTGCATATGAGATCGATAACAGTAATAATAATTGTGTAGTGGTGGTTTGAGGTTGTTAATTATTATTGCCTCGGCTGCATTGAATGCAGATGGAGCGGAGGATCATGAGACTGGAagcaaaacaaaaaaattagTGGATGGTGCTTGCTGCATATGGAGTAGTATACTTGTAATGAGCCAGCCTATAGAAATTTCGAACTGACCTTGGTGGTTTCGTTGGGAAAGTTTGGGAAAGACAATGTAATAGCAATCGTAATATAAATGTTAGCAGGAAACTTGAGGCAGTAGTTTGGAAAGAGAACATTTTTCACAGAGTAGTTAGTCTCATATTGCTCTGCTCATCTTGTGATGGTTCCATCCACAACACGGATGAGAAACAGAACCTACCAACAACTCATGCTATTACTTATGTTTCTCTTCCACTGCCACTCACTGCCCTTATAAATGGATTGTCCCTTAATTCCATTCCATCAAGACTCCGGCTTTCCCCTCGATCAAATTAAGTGTTTTCTAATTCGAGCTGGAtggataatttttaaataattaacaatatttttatttaattataaataaaaattaataaaaaataatgtttacttttttttaatttttatgaatagtacttcaaattatatatcattattatGTTTGAGATAATAAAAGTTTTAAcattaactaaaaattttatcacAAACATGTATAAGCGTAGAAAtcacaaatttatttttaatatatataatcgatggaagtaataaaatatatataataaaattgatggaagtaataaaatatatataataaaattaaatataataaaattgatggaagtaataaaatatatataataaaattaaaatgtgtaaaaatattaaaataatgaaagtaatagaatatgtataataaaattaaaatgtgtaaaaatattaaaataaagtcagCTGAATGGTGAAttacaaattttattaatttagtcgaTTTAGGTTATATgaatatttaaaaactaaaaatataaattattttaattatgaaaagtaatttcataatttttttgagTTGATGTTATTAAGTTAAATCAAAATGTtaacaaaatgttttataaaggtcATAATTTGCTTTTCTTTTCAGTGTGCATATTTCTAGAAttctaattaatattaaaataatataaaattgtaTTCGTAAATTCATTTTTAAGGTATGTTGGAGTTTTGAGTTTGGACACGCATTATTTTTGGTTTTACGGGAAATGGCCTCATCCACTGTCTTCACCGGTGTCAGCCTCTTCAAGTCCAAAAACTCCACTAAACTCATCACTTCAACTCGGTTCTCCGACTCCAAGCAACAACTCAGCCTCAACTCAGTGAAATGTTGCTCAAAAACAACCACCGCAACAACGGAGGAGGCGACTGGTCGTCTAGTCACGGTGAAGAACGGGAACGATTCGCTCGAAATATGTCGAGTCCTTAACGGCATGTGGCAGACCAGTGGAGGTTGGGGCAGAATCGACCGAGACGCCGCCGTTGAAGCCATGCTTCGCTACGCTGACGCCGGTCTCTCCACCTTCGACATGGCCGACCACTGTACGTTCAATTTTTTCCGTAGACGTGGCATTATTTAATCggtttgttttattaattttcctGACCACACAACCAAGATAGCTTCCTTAAATCCACGTGTCACGTTCTTTCATTTGCCACGTTCCTATGCctcatgttttatatttttggCATACTAATATGGCACTATTGGATGCTTTTTTAGGTGAAAAACAATTTGAATGGCAGAATTCTTACAGAGTTCTTTAAGCAACTTTACATTGAATTCGGTTAAATGGGAAGCAAAAACTGGGTGTAGTCCAATAAGAAAGTTGACCCCAAACCAAATTCAATGTGTCATTACTGAAGATAAAAGAAGAAGCATAGTTAAGAATGGAACTGACTCATTGGAAATATGTAGAGTTGTAAATGGTATGTGGCAAACAAGTGGGGGATGGGGTAGAATTGATCGAGACAATGCTGTTGATGCTATGCTTCGATATGCTGATGCTGGACTTACCACTTTTGATATGGCCGATATATGTGATCCCCTTATTGCTTTTTTACTTTTTTGTAAATGAATGTCCTACTTTGAAATATGTAGTATGTGCGCCAGTGTTTGCATATGTTTGTTGGGCGCATTTGTTGCATCTGTTTTGGTTAAGTAGAAAGTTTATAAAGTGGAAATGATTGTTTGAGAAATTAGGATACCCAAGTTTTTAATGGTAAAGATCTTTGCATGAGTCTAGACAAGTTTAGTTGATTGTGGACTTTCTTCTTTTAAGTATTTGAAGCATATAAAAGGTCTATATGTGAATTTTCAGTAAGTTGAATTTCTTACAGTGTTACGATTTCTTTTGTTGTTAAGCTTCTATGGTTTCGCAGACGGGCCTGCAGAAGATCTTTATGGCATCTTTATCAATAGAGTTCGTCGGGAGCGTCCACCAGAGTACTTGGAAAAAGTCAGAGGGTGAGTCGTAGCCATATCCATAAGCAGCACAATGTTTATGTTCTGCTAGATTTGGGTTAATAAAAGCTTTCTTGGGCACTAAACTAGTTTACTCTGTGCTATTCTACTTTGTAGGCTACTTAATTTTGTTGGGTTAATAAAAGCTTGTGGACCAAAATAGTTTGGGAAGATTAATTTTGTTGGTTTTCCTTACCCTGTTGCATTATTCATGCAGTCTCACTAAATGGGTACCTCCACCAGTAAAGATGACAAGTGGCTATGTCAGGGAGAACATTGATGTCTCACGCAAGAGGATGGATGTGCCTTCATTGGATATGCTTCAGTTTCACTGGTACTATTAAGTATCTGTCACACTTTCTTTCCACTTAGAGTAATTTGCTGCGGAAATTTAAAACCTCCCTTCAAAACTTGATAGGATGATGCAAGCTTGATTTTTAATTTCACAGAGAACCATATTTCCTTAAGGGGATAGGGAGTTAGAAGCTTCAAAGTCTCTGTTTGATTTTATATTGTTTGTTCTGATTAGTAATGGCATTAGGTAAAAGCTCGCATTATTTGTTACAGAATATATTATTGACTTCAGCATTGTTGTCTATTAAGGTAGACAGAATTGGGTGAAAGTATTTGCTTAATTTACTTTCTTACTGTATCAAATATAAACCTTTTTATAGACTATGTATTGCATTCTAGTGATATTTGCTTCATCTATCATTCAATTCTTAATTATAATGAAGTTTCAACATCAGCAATCCTGTATTGATTCTGGAGAATTTTCATATTTGTTTGATAAGGGAACTTGACTTGTTAATTTCCTTCCTACTGAGTACCGAATGTTTCTTTGTATCTATTTGAAACAGGTGGGATTATTCAAATCCTGGCTACCTTGATGCTCTAAAAAACCTTACTGATCTGAAAGAGGAAGGTTAGAATTCATTCTCTGCTATTCTAGTTTTAATTTTGAGTAGCCTGCAATTCTCGATTTAATCAAACTACTACTCTGATCAATGTGCAGGTAAAATTAAAACTGTTGCTTTGACAAATTTTGATACGGAAAGGCTGCAAATAATACTAGAGAATGGAATTCCTGTTGTTAGTAATCAGGTATATATATTTTCGACAAGTAATTACGTATTTGTTTTATTGCTTTCCTTGGTAATTTATATTTTCTGTGGCATTGCTGATAATATATATGGTGGTTCCATCAGGTGCAACATTCAATTGTTGACATGCGCCCCCAGCAGAAAATGGCGGAGCTCTGTCTGCTTACAGGAGTCAAACTGATAACGtttgtctctctctctctctatatatatatatcccctACCCCACACAGACATCTTGTCTGCCTTTAACTTGGGCGTTGCAGATATAGAACCAGCTAACCAGGATAAATCTTCCAATGACAAGTAGTGAATTTGAAGCCAAATGTGTATACTCAATCAATACGGCATTCTTAGATAATGGCCTAATTTCTTGCTTACACTGATTTTATGTTTATTGATCTCTATTAGATGACTAGGCAATGCTCTACCTTAGTAGTTTGATGGGAATTTCAAATGCAGGTATGGAACGGTAATGGGCGGTCTATTATCTGAGAAGTTCCTTGACACAAACTTGACCATTCCCTTTGCTGGCCCTCCGTTAAATACTCCCTCTCTGCAGAAGTACAAAAGGGTACTAACTTTTTCCTTTTTCGCATATTTTTAAGAAAGCATTTGATTAAGTTTGTCTTCTACATGTCATTTCTCGTCAAAATTTCATCTTCTATGTAACCAGTTTGCAATTGTTAAAAACACATCGACTCCATTGATAAACATGTATTAGTACTAATATGTCTTTTTAGAGTGAATATATTATATACCCTTTTACCTTTTGCTGGTGGTATTTTAACGTCAATATGGATGTGGCAGATGGTTGATGCTTGGGGAGGATGGAGTTTATTCCAAACTTTGCTTAAGACTCTAAAAACAGTAGCATCTAAGCATGGAGTCACAATCCCAACTGTTGCTGTAAAATACATACTAGATCAGGTAATTTACATGCAAGGGTTTATTTTTGGTTGGGGTTAGTTTGATGCATTGAAATATGAGAAACTTTCTGTTTGACTTACAGACAGCAGTAGCAGGATCGATGGTAGGTGTTAGACTTGGTTTGTCAGAACATATCCAAGACACAAATGCCATATTTTCACTTGTTCTGGATGAGGAGGATGTGAACAGCATACAAGAAGTTACGCAAAGAGGGAAAGATCTGCTTAGAGTGATTGGGGATTGCGGAGATGAGTACCGGCGTGCATGAGAATCACTGCTGCCGTTGTGTCTTTTAGACCAAAATTTATGTCATGTTCGTGATGTTATTTTTCCTGTCTAAgatgttatatattttatataaattttgacattttatgtgttatataaaattttgatgtttCCATGTAAATtcattttgtgtttttttttttctttccaaatCATGTTCTGGTCATCAGTAAATGATTAGGGTTTCCAGGGTCCCATTCAGATATAATCAAGCAGATATTCAAATATTAACAGAGTAAAGATCATCAACTTTTTACTGCAGTGTTTAGCAGCTAGCGTACATCCCcgtcattttatgcatgaaaccTCAATGTATAATTTATCTTAATTCGATAAATTGAGAACAAATATGTTATTACTTGGTAAGCATATCACACATACTACACAGTAAAACACATTAAATGAACTGTACTCTACTAATTCGTTTATATTAGAGTAtaaataaattatacatatttttcatTGTTCTTTATGCAAATCATTTGTTTAATCCATCAAAatgtatttcatattttagtatcTTGATCGACAATGATACAAATACCAATACGAAACTTTGAACTTTATGATGTAATAAAAAAGCATGGTCAGTCTGGAACCGTTAGCAAAATTTCATTAATAGAGAAAATTGAACCTTATGACATACGCATGatacatttcatatacaataCATTTTTAATAAACAAAtctaataataatatatgtacatTTTCAAAGATTTTATGTTAAAAAGAACTTAGGGTTGAGTGCTAGTTGATTTGTAAGATCCATGAAGTACACTCCTGGAGGAGTTGAAACTTTTTACGAATGGCTATGTTCAAGAATATCTGCATTTTGCTGCGAAACTCAGATACATCTTCCTTGCATTTAAAAGACCCTGCACACCCGCATTGTTCCGCTAAATGTGCTGCTTTCACCTGTCTGCACCTACAGCACACTAGATCCTGTAGATGATACAGTCTTTCTCTTTGTCGTACAATTTGCAAAAGTGCATTCTCCATCACCTCCAGATCATAAGGCTGCCCACACTGGGGCACAGCACAGCACCACTCGTCAGCCAGTAAAGCCGAGTCCCGGCATAAATCCAGGTCTCTACAGTCGTTGCAATAGCTGCCAAAAAATTATGCAAAATCAGCAACAAGTTTCAAAGacagtaaaatttatttttgcaTATTGATAAGATGTTGGATATCTAAGTCAATATCAGAAGCTTCTCAAGCATGTTCAACACGTAGCCTTAATAAAAATTTCATGGTAAAGACTAAGTGCACATTCTCATTAGGAAGACCAGATGAACCTTCTATCTAAGAAATACAAATTTAACACCTTTCTATCCAAAACATTGAACTCAAGCAACTGTCAGTTAACATTAACCAGTAAAAGCAATTAATTAGTCTTTATCTACATGAGTTTAACCGAATACAAAGACATTTAGCGCCAATTTCAATACCTGCAAATCACGTTGGGTAAGATGAAAGAAGGACATGGATCATGAAACTCAGCTTCGGGAGCAAACTCCTTGACATGTACATATTTCAGTAGATTCTTCCTTAACACCTGTATAAAGGACCCATGAACAAAACAATTTCTTATTGTATGAAATTATTGATCGAGTTAATTAACACAAATAAAAATTGCAGAAGCCTGCTAAATAGCACGTGCTATTACCAGAACATCATGCTGAATACTATGGTCAAGGGCCAGAACAGTACAGACATGCTTAATGAACTCCAGTGCAGCATCTCCTTTGTGAGGAACATTATGCACACTCTGTTGACCAACTTTTCCAGATCCGTTCAACCCTTTCATATGAAGCACAATATCACGAACAATCCCTAGAAGTTTTTCTGTGAAGTAGGAGCTAATCTGTAGAGCATGCACACAAGTTAATCTGATTGAGAATCCACAGGCAGCAAGTCAAGGTATTAAACAACCTTTAACCACCATATTCCCAATTCCTACCTGCCCTTTGAGATATTGTACGATATGGGCCTCAAAATTCTCAGCAGCTGTAATAGTGATTGATGGAGTGCATAAGCTGCCATCCAGAGAGGATTTTCTATTTGCAGCTTGCTCCTGTGCATATTTCCAGGGAGTATGCAGAAACTCGGAGACAATTAAAACAAAATGATCCTGCCAAAAGTCCAGAAGATAATCAAGTGAAGTACAAAATGCAACTGAGGTTCGTATGATGTCATTTGACACTGAGAGAAGTAAACTCAATATCTAAGATAGAGGGGAAATGTGTACGGAAGCCAGCATACCTGAATCTTCTCAGGTAAATACTGAGCAATGTTCCAGTTAGAAACAATATCCACTTCTGACTTTTCTTGTGAATTTTCATGAGATTCCGCCAAGATTCCCCCATGGTTATACTATCAAAGGTAAAGCAACATTATCATAGGTTTACATGAACGAGCAGACAGATAAACGTAAATTATCTCAAATTCTCAGCTATTAGTGCAATATGATTGAAAACCACTTGAACCATTTGATTGATAAATTTTTATTCCAGAACTATGGATTGTGATGGGAAAGTAATGTGACACGACTGAAGGCACCATAAATACAGCGATCATGAGCAATGCTAGTTACAGGACACCGATGCCATGGCAGACAACTCCATCACCCAATAGACTTTCACTTTGGAATCAGATTGGTAATTCTCCAATACGTGAAACTCAATGGAGATTCCACACTAATCGGGTTTTGAGACTATCAAGATATTGAAATTTCATTAAGGCTATATTCACAAGACATAATTTCTGAGGTTGTAGctctaattatatattattacagCGTACAGCAATCCCGTTTGCAGTAATGAAATAACTAAACCATAAGAAGAAATCATACCTGATCCATAAATAACAAGGAATGCCAGAAGTGAATCGGCTCAAGTTCAATCCATTCAAATAGCTCTCTAGCAACCCacagtaaaaatttaaaatatataaatatacataccaaaaatttaaaaaaaaaaatgaaagatctAGCTAGGCAAACACCAACCTACTCTGCAGAGCTTTCAGCAAGCTATCACAATAAGCTTTAGCTGCTGATATATCATATTTTCCTGTGTCAATGATAACCTTGGAGAAGTCTGCAAATATAATGGTGGCACCCAATTTGCGGAATTCGGCCAACAGCAAAGCAAACACCTTTTGCATGACCTGCAGATATCAGAAACGAATCAGACATATAAGACCTAAATCACAAACCAGaagaattattaaaaaaaataaaaaatcagatTTTTAATTGTAACAAGCTCAATGCAACTTATCTTAAGGCTAACACAGAAAAAAAGAAACTTATTCATCAGAAAATTGCCTCAAGTTAGTATTGCTTTTGGAAGAAATTTATAAAGCACTTAATCAAGCACAGCGAAATCAAGATCATCAGATGAGAGTGACATTTGAGTCCAATTTTCGACCAGTAAATATTCTACTGATTAACAAGAAGATTCTCAGTACCCAAATGGTACATACCTTGTGTAGTATGCGGTGAAGAGTTGGATCATGAAGCTTTGACTGAGGACTGTAATAtagaatgaaaaatatataatcatCCAAAACAGAGGTGAAAGGAAAATGAAAGAAGATAAGAAACTACCTGCAAAGCCACCGATAAAGATGTTGCAGTATTGCATCAGCAAACACATTTCCAGAGGAAACTGCATCAGCAAGGCACCTCTGTATCAGTTGCTTCATGACTCGAAATGCAGCAGCGGATGCATTAGCTTCATCAAAACCACACTGTTCATTTCCAGAATGCACATCTTGGTCAAATCCTAATAAAGCTCCTCCTTCCATTTCATTGATTTGGTTGCTTTTAAGAAGAGCATCTACAGCCAGGTTATGAATCTGAACACAGACAATAAACTAGCTTATTCACAATCACCTTAGTTAACAACCAGATTATACCACCCTACTAATATAGATAAAAACACACAGTGCAACatataagaaaaaagaaaagcagaAGGAAGCAAACAATATAGATATTCTGGACCTTTAGCTCCACGGAAACTTTTCTGTATGCTCCAGGGTATGTGATAACAGGTTGACAGACCTAAATGAATGTAGACAAAAAGTAAGTTCACTGAATAAAATTGGCATTCCAGACAATTTAGACACACTGACATTAACATAATAAATAAGAGGAAGCAACTGTCTGGTTACAAGAGGAATTAAATTTATTCACAGAGACTGTCAAAATAAACTGCCATATTCATTACAGCACCCAAAAGGAAAAGATTATTAACCTGCTACGCTTAAACATTAGTCAAACTAACCTCATCAGCAAAACATGTATCTTCTTCACCAATGCCTCCTAGGTCAGGAACACCATCATCAGATATCCAGAGTACCTAAAAGTCAATATTTGATTTTGTTTCAATGAGAAAACTGCTATGAAAAATGCAAATTACAAATTACAAATGGAAAAGCCTTTGGTTTGCCTAAGGCATCAACCAGTAATCTTGAAACATTTAAACTATCAAGAGCACCCATAGAAAAACCTGTTGCTGATCACGCAAGGCTCTAGAATAGAAGACATCTGCTGTATATAACAGCCAATCAGATTGAAAATTGCCCAAGGGTACCTGTCCAAGCAAAATTT is part of the Gossypium arboreum isolate Shixiya-1 chromosome 5, ASM2569848v2, whole genome shotgun sequence genome and harbors:
- the LOC108450401 gene encoding flagellar radial spoke protein 5 isoform X1; this encodes MASSTVFTGVSLFKSKNSTKLITSTRFSDSKQQLSLNSVKCCSKTTTATTEEATGRLVTVKNGNDSLEICRVLNGMWQTSGGWGRIDRDAAVEAMLRYADAGLSTFDMADHYGPAEDLYGIFINRVRRERPPEYLEKVRGLTKWVPPPVKMTSGYVRENIDVSRKRMDVPSLDMLQFHWWDYSNPGYLDALKNLTDLKEEGKIKTVALTNFDTERLQIILENGIPVVSNQVQHSIVDMRPQQKMAELCLLTGVKLITYGTVMGGLLSEKFLDTNLTIPFAGPPLNTPSLQKYKRMVDAWGGWSLFQTLLKTLKTVASKHGVTIPTVAVKYILDQTAVAGSMVGVRLGLSEHIQDTNAIFSLVLDEEDVNSIQEVTQRGKDLLRVIGDCGDEYRRA
- the LOC108450036 gene encoding histidine-containing phosphotransfer protein 2-like isoform X1 — protein: MALSIVKGLLEQYVQSLFNEGIINEQFSRIQHLKMVGRTEHFVQLINSYCLDVESILAQLASSFDLPEVDFSKLAALAAEVTERSSRIGAEHVRLACVDLMRACEQMQKQKFLLALDWTKTEFTQTQNKLQVLVQMERRIMRLEAKQKN
- the LOC108450401 gene encoding flagellar radial spoke protein 5 isoform X3; its protein translation is MAEFLQSSLSNFTLNSVKWEAKTGCSPIRKLTPNQIQCVITEDKRRSIVKNGTDSLEICRVVNDGPAEDLYGIFINRVRRERPPEYLEKVRGLTKWVPPPVKMTSGYVRENIDVSRKRMDVPSLDMLQFHWWDYSNPGYLDALKNLTDLKEEGKIKTVALTNFDTERLQIILENGIPVVSNQVQHSIVDMRPQQKMAELCLLTGVKLITYGTVMGGLLSEKFLDTNLTIPFAGPPLNTPSLQKYKRMVDAWGGWSLFQTLLKTLKTVASKHGVTIPTVAVKYILDQTAVAGSMVGVRLGLSEHIQDTNAIFSLVLDEEDVNSIQEVTQRGKDLLRVIGDCGDEYRRA
- the LOC108450036 gene encoding histidine-containing phosphotransfer protein 2-like isoform X2, which translates into the protein MALSIVKGLLEQYVQSLFNEGIINEQFSRIQHLKMVGRTEHFVQLINSYCLDVESILAQLASSFDLPEVDFSKLAALAAEVTERSSRFLLALDWTKTEFTQTQNKLQVLVQMERRIMRLEAKQKN
- the LOC108450401 gene encoding flagellar radial spoke protein 5 isoform X2; translation: MAEFLQSSLSNFTLNSVKWEAKTGCSPIRKLTPNQIQCVITEDKRRSIVKNGTDSLEICRVVNGMWQTSGGWGRIDRDNAVDAMLRYADAGLTTFDMADIYGPAEDLYGIFINRVRRERPPEYLEKVRGLTKWVPPPVKMTSGYVRENIDVSRKRMDVPSLDMLQFHWWDYSNPGYLDALKNLTDLKEEGKIKTVALTNFDTERLQIILENGIPVVSNQVQHSIVDMRPQQKMAELCLLTGVKLITYGTVMGGLLSEKFLDTNLTIPFAGPPLNTPSLQKYKRMVDAWGGWSLFQTLLKTLKTVASKHGVTIPTVAVKYILDQTAVAGSMVGVRLGLSEHIQDTNAIFSLVLDEEDVNSIQEVTQRGKDLLRVIGDCGDEYRRA